TCCCACGCCACCTTCGGGGTGACCGCGGCGCTGTTGTACAAGGTCTTGGAAAGCGACGAGCTATAACTTGGCTTTACAGGAGAATTCTTGCTGTTCTGCGGTACCCAGTTCGTGCTTCTTCCATGTTGAGCAGGCGCATAAAAGCTCCAAGTGTCGGAAGCGAAGGTTTCCGGGAGCCAGCAATAATCCTGTGAACGAACTGGCGGGATACGTTCATGCTGGCCGCCGCTTGGGAACGGTTCACGACTCTGAGGTGAGCCCGAAGGATTTCAACGACCGCCTCATCGTCCCCAGCCTCGACAGCCTGCAACACCGCCTTCTTAACGAATTGCGGGTCGCGGAGTTCCTCCGCTGGGTTAAAGTCCCGTGCACTGGCTCCGGCCCGCAGCCTACGCGGTTTCCCGAGCCAAGATTGCCCGCGCCTTGCGGATGTCGCGATTCTGGCCATTTTTATCTCCTCCCAAAAGCATCAAGACGGCTCGTCCATCTGCGTCGATCACATATCCGAAGTAAACCCGCAGGCCGCTTTTCCACTTGAGCTCAAATAAGCCCTGGCCAAGGCCCTTTGAAGTGCCGAAATATTCATTTTCTCGAATGCGGTCTAGGCGATCTCTTACCAAGGCCCGTAGATATTCGGACAGGCTATCCAGCCATTCGCGGAACTCGGGAGTCGCCTTGATGTTCACCTGGGGATAGTGTAGCCAATAGGCTACATAATGTCAAGGACTTCGCGGGCACGGCTTTATAGAAGCAAGAGAGTCCTGGAATAATTCCAAGAATTTAGAATCGGATAAAAGACGCTGGCGATATTGCTCAAGACCTTCCAGAAATTCTCGCACGAAAAAATTAATATTGATGGAGATCGGAATGCCGACGTTCTTAAAGATTGTGGATACATACGTTTGATCGCCCTCATGGATACTGCAATTATCCTTCATGAAAATCTCGTGGGCTAAGCCATTCCTGTACTGGTTGGACAGAATTTCAGGGCGATTATTCCCCAAGAAGCCCATGCTTTGCCATAACTTCGGCATATATTGCTCAATGAATAGACTTACTTTATTTTTTGTGGTAGGAGATTTCCTCATCTCAAATACCAAAGGCTTCCCAAGTGTTTCAATGTACATGAAAATCAAAGCGGCCAGTGGCAGCGGGTGTTTATGGGTTTCATGCATAAACTCCACGGCTTCTTTAATCCAGCGGAAGCCATCTCCAATATAAACGGGGAACCCGAGCTCAGATATACATTGGCCCTGAATTGCGCTCGACCTTGCGGATAGGCTCAAATCCTTCATTTTCTCAAGGCCTCAGTAAAACCTGGGCGGATTATCTCTGCAGCTTTAATAGCCCAAGTAGCCATCTGAAGCATAGAAGCGGCTGCGTTCTCCACAATTTGCTCTTCAGATAATCCTTGTGAATTGTCATCAACAATCCGCGCATTCAAGAAAATCAAAACCGTGCGGGCTTCCGGCGCATCGCTCGACATTGCAGCTTCTCGGAAAAGTTTAACTTTATCTGCCAGCATGTATTTCTCCTTGCAAAAAGGCCGTCCCCCGCAAGAAGGGCGGCCCGAAAACCTTGCCGCTTTCGTGCCGATTGACTGGCACATCCTCTTGAAGCTTTCGCCTCCCACTACTCGGAGATATCGGGCACCTGAGCTGGTGCGCCCGAGAGGAATTGAACCTCTACTTACAGCTTCGGAGGCTGTCGTGATATCCGTTTCACTACGGGCGCGTCGAGACGTGGAGTGTTTATTATAGATTATTGTTGGGCGGCTTCCAGCCTCAGGTAGATCTTTTTGGTTTCTTCAAACGAGGCATGACGGGTGGGGTGCTGCGAAAATCCTCTAAGCCCTTCTTGGCGGCCCGAATCCTCTTCAAGATCGAATCCCTTCCTGGCAGGTTCGGAAGGCCCGACCATAAGTCTTCCTCCCATCTGAGCAGGGCCTCGGGCACGAGCTTAAAAAACTCATGCTCCGCCGTGGTCGCCCCGAACTCCATGTGGTATCTGTGGCGATCAATGTCTACCCCATTTCTCCAGCGGTAGGACCGGTCGTTGAGCTGGATGAAATGCTCCAATTCATGGGCTAGTGCGGCGTAATACATGACGCCGCCTTTCCCTTCTGGGTGAACCCATATCCCAAGAATTTCTCGGGGAAATAAAAATCGAAGGGCCCAGGCGAAGAGCTTTTTCAGGCCGGATTTCTTAAGGAACGTCGTCTCTGCCGTTAATATCATTTCCGGGTCAAGCCATTCCAGCCTGCTTTCGATAAATCGTCTCGCCATTTTCCTGAATAGCCAGGAATGGCGGCGCAGGCGAGCCTCCAGGTAATACCGGAATGCGATTTCAGGGCGGCGCCTGGCCCGAAGCTCCGGATCGAGCAGTCGGGAGACGTTCTCAACGTCCGCCGCGGTAATGAACAGGCGGCGGAAGGCTTCCGGCTCTCCTTCGCGGCTTGCCGCGAGCAAAAGGGGATGGTTTTTAGATGATGCGGCCGCGCTGAGAGATACAATGCGC
The Elusimicrobiota bacterium DNA segment above includes these coding regions:
- a CDS encoding type II toxin-antitoxin system RelE/ParE family toxin — encoded protein: MNIKATPEFREWLDSLSEYLRALVRDRLDRIRENEYFGTSKGLGQGLFELKWKSGLRVYFGYVIDADGRAVLMLLGGDKNGQNRDIRKARAILARETA